A single genomic interval of Candidatus Bipolaricaulis anaerobius harbors:
- a CDS encoding NfeD family protein: MRKLALVTLVSLVALVGTGAEVWLLRIEGEIGRGTVPFVRTGLAEAEAAGAAVVFDFATPGGYLDAAMACRDLILGARVPTIAYVNREAYSAGALLALACNRIYFAPGGVMGAATPVYFDASGELTTAPEKTISAVRGLFRATAEERGRDPNVAEAMVDPAVEIPGLVERGKLLTLTARSAAEWGYSDGDAATLGELLDAAGLTGMVVQEHHPRWVDSAVATLTTPWLSALLIAIAVLGLLVEAVTPGFGVFGAIGLASVATFFWAHNLAGLAGWESLVFLAAGIVAIVLEIFVFTATDFGLAGIVGLVLIGLGLYSAMVGPFTQPSQAGPAVGAVSLALLVGLALTVVILTRLPRSRLRLGGVILQSAITSHAGDKTQVAPTEWVGRSGIARTDLRPVGQADFQGELLDVVAEEGFLPKGTEVEVVRDEGFRKVVRKRKEG, encoded by the coding sequence GTGAGGAAGCTCGCCCTGGTTACGCTCGTCAGCCTGGTGGCCCTCGTCGGCACGGGGGCGGAGGTGTGGCTCCTTCGCATCGAAGGGGAGATCGGGCGGGGGACCGTTCCCTTCGTGCGCACGGGCCTCGCCGAGGCGGAGGCGGCGGGGGCGGCGGTGGTGTTCGACTTCGCGACCCCCGGGGGCTACCTCGACGCTGCGATGGCGTGCCGCGACCTCATCCTCGGGGCCAGGGTGCCGACGATCGCCTACGTGAACCGGGAGGCGTACTCGGCGGGGGCGCTCCTCGCGCTTGCCTGCAACCGGATCTACTTCGCCCCCGGGGGGGTGATGGGCGCCGCCACCCCCGTCTACTTCGACGCGAGCGGGGAGTTGACGACCGCGCCCGAGAAGACGATCTCGGCGGTGCGCGGCCTATTCCGGGCCACGGCCGAGGAGCGCGGCCGCGATCCGAACGTAGCGGAGGCGATGGTCGACCCGGCGGTGGAGATCCCCGGCCTCGTGGAGCGGGGGAAGCTCCTCACCCTCACCGCCCGCTCGGCAGCCGAGTGGGGGTACTCCGACGGCGATGCAGCCACCCTCGGCGAGCTCCTTGACGCGGCCGGCCTGACGGGGATGGTGGTGCAGGAACACCACCCCCGGTGGGTGGACTCCGCGGTAGCGACCCTGACCACCCCCTGGCTGTCCGCCCTCCTCATCGCGATCGCCGTCCTCGGCCTCCTCGTCGAGGCCGTGACCCCGGGGTTCGGGGTGTTCGGCGCGATCGGGCTCGCGTCGGTCGCCACCTTCTTCTGGGCCCACAACCTCGCCGGCTTGGCAGGGTGGGAGTCGCTCGTGTTCCTCGCAGCCGGGATTGTGGCCATCGTGCTCGAGATCTTCGTGTTCACCGCCACCGATTTCGGGCTGGCGGGGATCGTTGGGCTGGTTCTGATCGGGCTTGGCCTCTATTCAGCGATGGTCGGGCCCTTCACCCAACCGAGTCAGGCTGGGCCCGCCGTGGGCGCGGTGTCCCTTGCCCTTCTGGTCGGCCTCGCGCTGACCGTGGTCATCCTCACCCGGCTCCCCCGCTCCCGGCTCCGGCTAGGGGGGGTGATCCTCCAGTCGGCGATCACCAGCCACGCCGGGGACAAGACGCAGGTTGCGCCCACGGAATGGGTCGGGAGGTCCGGGATCGCTCGTACTGATCTCCGGCCGGTGGGGCAGGCCGATTTCCAGGGTGAGCTCCTGGACGTCGTGGCGGAGGAGGGATTCCTCCCCAAGGGGACCGAGGTCGAGGTCGTGCGCGACGAGGGATTCCGTAAGGTCGTGCGCAAGCGAAAGGAGGGTTAG
- a CDS encoding YjbQ family protein — protein MLKRIPIQTTRREEARDITDEVQGAVAESGTREGFVIIYIPHDAAAVSIHRALGEANAPKLDQILDAVNPDRETPEYTKAAFVAPTEVGVVEHGRMVLGDDQRVYFYEFDGPQERAVYVYVGT, from the coding sequence GTGCTGAAGAGGATCCCCATCCAGACCACGCGCCGCGAAGAGGCGCGGGACATCACCGACGAGGTCCAGGGAGCGGTTGCTGAGTCGGGGACGCGGGAGGGGTTCGTGATCATCTACATCCCCCACGATGCGGCGGCGGTGAGCATCCACCGCGCGCTCGGAGAGGCCAATGCCCCAAAACTTGATCAGATCCTCGACGCTGTGAACCCGGATCGGGAGACGCCGGAGTACACCAAGGCCGCGTTCGTTGCCCCCACCGAGGTGGGGGTGGTCGAGCATGGCCGGATGGTCCTCGGCGACGACCAGCGCGTGTACTTCTACGAGTTCGATGGCCCCCAGGAGCGGGCGGTGTACGTGTACGTTGGGACCTAA
- a CDS encoding FprA family A-type flavoprotein: MKPIAIELRKGVHWVGVKDWGRRMFDGLIPLPHGTSYNAYLVQGEKTALVDTVNPGFEGELLAKIGAITDPATLDYVIMNHAEPDHAGAIPIVLAASPQARLVLTAKGADMAARYYQVPRERMQVVTDADMLDLGGKTLRFVDAPFLHWPETMFTYLAEDKILFPCDFFGSHTAAGVYDDEVADLPVRAQMYFGEIMMPFHKAGERALKKLTDLPIELIAPSHGPLWRHPERILDLYRKWTAGETLPKAVVAYVSMWGSTERLVRIVAETLLGEGIRVAVHDLAQVDVGDLAGDLVDGRALVLGAPTVLGGLHPAALNAANLIRALKPPLKYAAVLSSHGWAGGAVRQAQEILAPTGIELIGALGVHGRATEEEENAARSLAEELANRIKGER, from the coding sequence ATGAAGCCGATCGCGATCGAGCTTAGGAAGGGCGTGCACTGGGTCGGGGTCAAGGACTGGGGCCGACGGATGTTCGACGGGTTGATCCCGCTTCCCCACGGGACATCGTACAACGCCTACCTCGTCCAGGGGGAGAAGACAGCCCTCGTGGACACGGTCAATCCCGGGTTCGAGGGCGAGCTGCTGGCCAAGATCGGGGCGATTACGGATCCAGCGACGCTCGACTACGTGATCATGAACCACGCTGAGCCCGACCATGCCGGGGCGATCCCGATCGTCCTCGCGGCAAGCCCACAGGCGCGGCTCGTCCTCACCGCAAAGGGTGCCGACATGGCCGCCCGCTACTACCAGGTGCCGCGGGAGCGGATGCAGGTCGTGACGGACGCTGACATGCTCGATCTGGGAGGCAAAACGCTGCGGTTCGTGGACGCGCCCTTCCTCCACTGGCCGGAGACGATGTTCACCTACCTCGCTGAGGACAAGATCCTCTTCCCGTGTGACTTCTTCGGATCCCACACCGCGGCCGGGGTATACGATGACGAAGTGGCGGACCTTCCCGTCCGCGCCCAGATGTACTTCGGCGAGATCATGATGCCGTTCCACAAGGCCGGGGAGCGGGCGCTGAAGAAGCTCACCGATCTCCCGATCGAGCTCATCGCTCCGAGCCACGGCCCACTGTGGCGCCATCCGGAGCGGATCCTCGACCTGTACCGAAAGTGGACGGCAGGGGAGACATTGCCCAAGGCCGTCGTCGCCTACGTGAGCATGTGGGGGTCCACGGAGCGCCTCGTCCGCATCGTCGCGGAGACTCTGCTCGGCGAGGGGATCCGAGTGGCCGTGCACGACCTGGCGCAGGTGGACGTGGGCGACCTCGCCGGTGACCTCGTGGACGGGCGGGCGCTCGTCCTCGGGGCCCCAACCGTGTTGGGCGGCCTCCACCCCGCCGCCCTCAACGCCGCCAACCTCATCCGGGCCCTCAAGCCGCCCCTCAAGTACGCCGCCGTGCTGAGTTCCCACGGCTGGGCCGGGGGCGCCGTGCGCCAGGCCCAGGAGATCCTCGCCCCCACCGGGATTGAACTCATTGGCGCCCTGGGGGTCCACGGCCGGGCCACCGAGGAGGAAGAGAACGCGGCCCGCTCCCTGGCAGAAGAGCTGGCAAATAGGATCAAGGGGGAAAGATGA
- a CDS encoding RrF2 family transcriptional regulator codes for MRLSLASKYAILTLIRLAARGGGPATVRELAADGPVPEPYLAKLVPPLVRAGILASARGRGGGIALARPAEEISLAEIIRVTEGEASFRECPFEVDPCPGNPDCPLAQVWDPVRDEVVDFFERTTIGSLAARMRGQS; via the coding sequence ATGAGGCTCTCCCTGGCGAGCAAGTATGCGATCTTGACCCTGATCCGCCTCGCCGCGCGCGGTGGCGGCCCGGCCACGGTCCGCGAGTTGGCCGCGGATGGACCGGTCCCCGAGCCGTACCTGGCCAAGCTCGTCCCCCCGCTGGTGCGGGCGGGGATCCTCGCCTCGGCCCGGGGCCGGGGTGGGGGGATCGCCCTCGCCCGGCCCGCGGAGGAGATCTCCCTCGCCGAGATCATCCGGGTCACGGAAGGCGAGGCCTCGTTCCGGGAATGCCCGTTTGAGGTGGATCCCTGCCCGGGGAACCCGGATTGCCCGCTCGCCCAGGTGTGGGATCCAGTCCGGGACGAGGTGGTGGACTTCTTCGAGCGGACGACGATCGGGTCCCTCGCTGCACGGATGCGAGGTCAATCCTGA
- a CDS encoding GNAT family N-acetyltransferase: MPIDVQKVAVIAEQAFFQIYPFDWMANAEALAKASISQKATVLVAEIGEDIVGYCNLRKWPAGGWIDQIAVAQKNLRQGIGRTLVNHIISEARTKGYWKVSLITAESDVRSSRFFKACGFDVVGVMQDEIRKGENGILMSRIVDYSLHPNR, encoded by the coding sequence GTGCCTATCGACGTCCAGAAGGTGGCGGTAATCGCGGAGCAAGCGTTTTTCCAGATCTATCCCTTTGACTGGATGGCTAACGCCGAAGCCTTGGCAAAAGCAAGTATCTCTCAGAAGGCGACAGTGTTGGTTGCAGAAATAGGTGAAGACATCGTCGGGTACTGCAATCTCAGGAAATGGCCAGCAGGTGGCTGGATAGACCAAATAGCGGTTGCGCAGAAGAATCTGCGTCAAGGCATAGGGCGTACACTAGTGAACCATATAATCAGTGAAGCCCGTACGAAAGGCTATTGGAAAGTCAGCTTGATAACGGCAGAAAGTGATGTGAGATCCTCTCGTTTCTTCAAAGCATGTGGATTCGATGTCGTTGGAGTGATGCAGGATGAAATCCGCAAAGGGGAGAACGGCATACTAATGAGTCGGATTGTTGACTACTCACTTCATCCGAATAGATGA
- a CDS encoding carboxymuconolactone decarboxylase family protein, which translates to MGKREEFFAERERLNEIVLKRADLVTKRLFALDAQAYEDGALPRKVKELLGLVASLVLRCDDCITYHVVGAWEAGATGEELMEALSVALVVGGSIVIPHLRRAAALVDELEEGTDEADRDRA; encoded by the coding sequence ATGGGCAAGCGGGAAGAGTTCTTCGCGGAGCGAGAACGGTTGAACGAGATCGTCCTTAAGCGGGCAGACCTCGTCACGAAGCGGCTGTTCGCCCTCGATGCCCAGGCTTACGAAGATGGGGCGCTGCCCCGCAAGGTGAAGGAGCTCCTCGGCCTGGTGGCCTCCCTCGTCTTGCGCTGCGACGACTGCATCACCTACCACGTCGTCGGGGCATGGGAGGCAGGGGCGACGGGGGAGGAGCTCATGGAAGCGCTGTCGGTCGCGTTGGTGGTGGGCGGGTCGATCGTCATCCCCCACCTCCGCCGAGCGGCAGCGCTGGTGGATGAACTGGAGGAGGGAACCGATGAAGCCGATCGCGATCGAGCTTAG
- a CDS encoding alpha/beta hydrolase, which yields MEAPTATPRSLWTADGLSLFVRVWPGEGKGWLGIIHGYGEHSGRYDGFARWLNARGWSVAACDLRGHGKSPGRRGHIRQFSDYLHDATALHGFLQGRAGGRPVFLLGHSLGGLIAIRYVQGGAEGLGGLILSAPFLKAELPIPTWKVALSRVLSRGWPSFSSPSGLVGTLVSRDPEIVAEYGRDPLMHRRATARWLTETLKAQEDAFAWAPKLPIPLLLLHGDADPIANVSATRRFFAAAGSQDKTLNVYGGFLHEVLNEIGKERVWEDIASWLDDRSHTEDKIRTKEVMC from the coding sequence ATGGAGGCCCCCACCGCGACACCGCGCTCCCTCTGGACGGCGGATGGCCTGTCCCTGTTCGTTCGGGTCTGGCCGGGGGAGGGCAAGGGCTGGCTGGGGATCATCCACGGCTACGGCGAGCACTCCGGGCGGTACGACGGGTTCGCGCGTTGGTTGAACGCGCGCGGCTGGTCTGTGGCGGCGTGCGACCTGCGGGGCCATGGCAAAAGCCCGGGGCGACGGGGACACATCCGCCAGTTCTCGGACTACCTCCACGACGCCACCGCCCTCCACGGGTTCCTCCAGGGGCGCGCCGGGGGAAGGCCCGTGTTCCTCCTCGGCCACTCCCTGGGCGGGCTCATCGCCATCCGGTACGTCCAAGGAGGGGCGGAGGGCTTGGGTGGGCTCATCCTGAGCGCCCCGTTTCTGAAGGCGGAGCTCCCGATCCCCACCTGGAAGGTAGCCCTCTCCCGCGTCCTCTCGCGTGGGTGGCCCTCGTTCTCCAGTCCGAGCGGCCTGGTGGGGACGCTCGTGAGCCGCGATCCGGAAATCGTGGCGGAGTACGGGCGCGACCCCCTCATGCACCGGCGGGCCACCGCCCGCTGGCTCACCGAGACCTTGAAGGCGCAGGAGGACGCATTCGCTTGGGCCCCCAAGCTTCCGATCCCCCTCCTCCTCCTCCACGGCGACGCTGACCCGATCGCCAACGTCTCCGCGACGCGCCGCTTCTTCGCCGCCGCCGGATCCCAGGACAAGACCCTGAACGTCTACGGGGGGTTCCTCCACGAGGTCCTGAACGAGATCGGGAAGGAACGGGTGTGGGAGGACATCGCCTCCTGGCTCGACGACCGGAGCCACACGGAAGACAAGATCAGAACGAAGGAGGTCATGTGCTGA
- a CDS encoding DUF488 domain-containing protein produces MIKVKRVYDPATPEDGLRVSVDRLWPRGLSRERAQVNLWLRDIAPDSEIRKQFCHDPERWPEFKRRYFAELATQPDLLTTIAEEARDGVVTILYGAKDRQHRNALALREYMETYVLGSTSPYGFPAREGGA; encoded by the coding sequence ATGATCAAGGTAAAGCGGGTGTATGACCCCGCGACGCCTGAGGACGGCCTGCGGGTATCGGTGGACCGCCTGTGGCCACGGGGGCTATCCCGGGAACGGGCCCAGGTGAACCTGTGGCTCAGGGACATCGCCCCCGATAGCGAGATCAGGAAACAGTTCTGCCACGACCCCGAGAGGTGGCCGGAATTCAAGCGGCGCTATTTTGCTGAACTTGCAACTCAACCTGATCTTTTGACCACCATCGCCGAAGAGGCGAGGGATGGCGTCGTAACCATTCTCTATGGGGCCAAGGATCGCCAACACCGCAACGCCTTGGCCCTTAGGGAATACATGGAGACATATGTGCTTGGGTCTACCAGTCCATATGGGTTTCCGGCACGGGAGGGTGGAGCATGA
- a CDS encoding pyridoxamine 5'-phosphate oxidase family protein, whose product MTSSERQKIVEIIKEIEPAYLATCEGHQPRVRPVSPIVEGDMSIWVGTRGTSRKVKQIEQNPKVCLTFVQPPHSAKGEKVAIVIGEAKQIQNLEEKKRFWRLWTQVYPAFDLSRVYPNGPESNDFCLLKIIVKKIEWWAEKEPMKLYEPEKVESQDVV is encoded by the coding sequence ATGACATCATCTGAAAGACAAAAAATAGTCGAAATAATAAAGGAGATTGAACCCGCGTATTTAGCGACATGTGAAGGTCATCAACCAAGAGTACGTCCAGTTAGCCCAATTGTTGAAGGTGATATGTCGATTTGGGTAGGTACACGCGGCACTTCAAGAAAGGTGAAACAAATAGAGCAAAATCCTAAGGTTTGTCTTACCTTTGTTCAACCACCTCATAGTGCAAAAGGTGAAAAAGTCGCCATTGTCATTGGGGAAGCTAAACAAATCCAAAATCTGGAGGAGAAAAAGCGATTCTGGAGACTCTGGACCCAAGTTTACCCAGCTTTCGATTTGAGTAGAGTATACCCCAATGGTCCAGAATCCAACGACTTTTGTTTGCTAAAGATTATTGTAAAGAAGATTGAGTGGTGGGCTGAAAAAGAGCCAATGAAACTCTATGAGCCGGAAAAGGTAGAGTCCCAGGACGTGGTGTAG
- a CDS encoding M24 family metallopeptidase: MDHARRREELGRRMRNRGLDAFLVINVERSDRPNLRYLTGFTGSFGILIAGERSLFATDSRYTEQAGREIAGLPVEEVKGRWLPWLAERLKALGVAKVGIGAQRTSLHVYQELTRLASGIEFVPQTGLVEELRRVKSEEEIARISAAARLTDEGLRWVVGRLAPGQKERDVALDLEVWYRRHGAEGVAFDLIVAGGPGSAMPHHRPTDRAIARGDVVLFDIGAQVNGYCADLTRVVAVGDPGGEVREVYRTVLEANRAGLAAVQAGRTGKDVDQAARDVIARAGHGDRFGHGLGHGVGLEVHEAPTVGPSSDDALEVGTVVTIEPGIYLPGRFGIRIEDLVAVTADGCRILSSSPKDELLVV; the protein is encoded by the coding sequence ATGGATCACGCGCGACGGCGGGAGGAGCTGGGGCGGAGAATGCGGAACCGGGGGCTGGACGCGTTCCTCGTCATCAACGTGGAGCGGTCGGATCGCCCGAACCTGCGCTACCTCACCGGGTTCACGGGCTCGTTCGGGATCCTCATCGCGGGGGAAAGATCGCTCTTCGCCACCGACTCCCGCTACACGGAGCAGGCGGGGCGGGAGATCGCAGGCCTCCCCGTGGAAGAGGTCAAGGGGCGGTGGCTTCCCTGGCTCGCCGAGCGGCTGAAGGCGCTCGGGGTCGCAAAGGTTGGGATCGGTGCCCAGAGGACGAGCCTTCACGTGTACCAGGAGCTCACGCGGCTTGCGTCCGGGATCGAGTTCGTTCCCCAGACGGGGCTCGTCGAGGAGCTGCGGCGGGTCAAGTCCGAGGAGGAGATCGCGCGGATTTCCGCGGCGGCGAGGCTCACCGACGAAGGTCTGCGCTGGGTCGTGGGGAGGCTCGCGCCGGGGCAGAAGGAGCGCGATGTGGCCCTCGACCTCGAGGTCTGGTACCGCCGTCACGGGGCGGAGGGCGTGGCGTTCGACCTCATCGTGGCCGGCGGCCCGGGGAGCGCGATGCCTCACCACCGCCCCACTGACCGGGCCATTGCCCGGGGCGATGTGGTCCTGTTCGACATCGGAGCCCAGGTCAATGGGTACTGTGCGGACCTCACGCGCGTGGTGGCGGTGGGGGACCCCGGTGGGGAGGTCCGCGAGGTCTACCGCACTGTTCTGGAGGCAAACCGGGCCGGCCTGGCTGCGGTGCAGGCCGGGAGGACGGGGAAGGACGTGGACCAGGCGGCCCGGGATGTGATCGCGCGTGCCGGACACGGCGACCGGTTCGGGCACGGCCTCGGACACGGCGTGGGCCTGGAGGTCCACGAGGCCCCCACCGTCGGGCCGTCCTCCGACGACGCCCTGGAAGTCGGCACCGTGGTCACGATCGAGCCCGGGATCTACCTCCCGGGCCGGTTCGGGATCCGGATCGAGGATCTCGTGGCGGTGACCGCGGACGGGTGCCGCATCCTCTCCTCGTCCCCCAAGGACGAGCTCCTCGTGGTCTAG
- a CDS encoding DUF438 domain-containing protein, which translates to MSEMMGNTRKEALKEILHRLHAGESPQRLKAAFRDAVGNVSPQEIAQLEDELVREGLPREELLGLCDLHLSLFEEALANTEVPTPPWHPVGILMAEHRELLRIAEKLNRLAQGQGSPEELAHIREHLEESERHYLREENVLFPMVEKHGVVEPPRVLWNEHQEIRKLKKGIQTAERGRLRELSVALGERLSSHFLKENRILFPTALQVIPEGEWHEIRAQFDEIGYCCFTPAAPVPPVTRSEPGPATEGRVRLPTGEFTVHELEAVLNTLPVDITFVDKDDTVRYFNQTKDRIFVRTPAVIGRKVQDCHPQKSVHIVDRILREFREGKRDEAEFWLPLQGKLVYIRYFPVRGTNGEYLGTVEVTQDIGPLQEISGERRLLDD; encoded by the coding sequence ATGAGCGAGATGATGGGCAACACGAGGAAGGAGGCGCTGAAGGAGATCCTGCACCGGCTGCATGCCGGGGAGAGCCCGCAGCGCCTCAAGGCTGCGTTTCGCGACGCCGTGGGGAACGTCTCTCCGCAGGAGATCGCTCAGCTCGAGGACGAGCTCGTGCGGGAGGGATTGCCGCGGGAAGAGCTACTGGGGCTCTGTGACCTGCACTTGAGCCTGTTCGAGGAGGCGCTCGCCAATACGGAGGTTCCTACCCCGCCCTGGCACCCGGTGGGGATCCTCATGGCCGAGCACCGGGAGCTCCTCCGCATCGCCGAGAAGCTCAATCGCCTAGCCCAGGGGCAAGGAAGTCCAGAGGAGCTGGCCCACATCCGCGAGCACCTCGAGGAGTCGGAGCGACACTACCTGCGGGAGGAGAACGTCCTGTTCCCCATGGTGGAGAAGCACGGGGTCGTGGAGCCACCGCGGGTCCTGTGGAACGAGCACCAGGAGATCCGCAAGCTCAAGAAGGGGATCCAAACCGCAGAAAGGGGACGGCTCCGGGAGCTTTCCGTGGCCTTGGGGGAACGGCTTTCCTCCCACTTCCTCAAGGAGAACCGCATCCTCTTCCCGACCGCCCTTCAGGTGATCCCGGAGGGGGAGTGGCATGAGATCCGGGCTCAATTCGACGAAATCGGCTACTGCTGCTTCACTCCCGCCGCGCCGGTGCCCCCTGTTACCCGTTCCGAACCTGGCCCGGCGACGGAGGGCCGCGTGCGGCTCCCGACGGGCGAGTTCACCGTCCATGAGCTGGAGGCGGTGCTGAACACCCTGCCCGTGGATATCACCTTCGTGGACAAGGACGACACCGTCCGTTACTTCAACCAGACGAAGGACCGGATCTTCGTCCGCACCCCGGCCGTGATCGGGCGCAAGGTGCAGGACTGCCACCCCCAGAAGAGCGTCCACATCGTGGACCGAATCCTGCGGGAGTTCCGGGAGGGCAAGCGCGACGAGGCCGAGTTCTGGCTCCCGCTCCAGGGGAAGCTCGTGTACATTCGGTACTTCCCGGTGCGCGGGACGAACGGGGAGTACCTGGGCACGGTCGAGGTGACCCAGGACATCGGACCGCTCCAAGAGATCTCCGGAGAACGGCGCCTCCTCGACGACTGA
- a CDS encoding SDR family NAD(P)-dependent oxidoreductase yields MAGKFSGKVALVTGAAAGIGKATALAFAREGAKVVLADVLVKEGEEAAQAIRKAGGEAIFVGTDVSKPAEVERAVNQAIENFGRLDVAFNNAGIEGRRAPTADCTEETWDRVISINLKWSTIRG; encoded by the coding sequence ATGGCAGGGAAATTCAGCGGCAAGGTGGCCCTGGTCACGGGGGCGGCCGCTGGGATTGGGAAAGCGACGGCGCTGGCCTTCGCCCGGGAAGGGGCCAAGGTCGTCCTGGCCGATGTCCTGGTCAAGGAAGGCGAGGAAGCGGCCCAAGCGATCAGGAAGGCTGGCGGGGAGGCCATATTCGTTGGGACCGACGTGTCAAAGCCGGCCGAGGTGGAAAGGGCGGTAAACCAGGCGATAGAAAACTTTGGCCGGCTGGATGTTGCGTTCAACAACGCCGGCATCGAGGGGAGGAGGGCCCCCACCGCCGACTGTACCGAGGAAACCTGGGACCGGGTCATCTCCATCAACCTCAAGTGGTCTACGATAAGGGGCTGA
- a CDS encoding zinc-binding dehydrogenase: MKAVRIHSTGGPEVLRIEEVPNPVPGTGEVLVNLQAAAINHLDIWVRTGNMPVELPRILGSEGAGTVEKLGPGVTGVEEGARVVVTPWIYPPRAYHTPNLLAQLIGVAHDGCYAEYVAIPAANVWPLPKGLNFIEAASIFLTFTTAYHMIVTRAQLRPGEDVLVVGATGGVGTAAVQIAHALGARVIAATRDPQKGERLRGLGADVIVDSSHNFSQEVKRLTNGSGADLVVELVGHTTWRESNAAVRKGSRIATCGATSGAEITVNLQDLYRREIAYIGSYGGTPDEIQRVFKLVEEKRVHPVLDKTYPLSKAREAQERMEKSLHFGKIVLTM, translated from the coding sequence ATGAAAGCAGTGCGCATCCATTCAACAGGAGGGCCGGAAGTTCTCCGGATCGAGGAAGTGCCGAACCCCGTCCCCGGGACGGGGGAGGTTTTGGTCAACTTGCAAGCGGCGGCCATCAACCACCTCGACATCTGGGTACGCACCGGGAATATGCCGGTTGAGCTGCCGCGGATCCTGGGCTCGGAGGGGGCGGGAACGGTGGAAAAACTTGGCCCCGGGGTTACCGGGGTGGAAGAAGGCGCCAGGGTTGTGGTCACGCCGTGGATCTATCCCCCTCGCGCGTACCACACACCGAACCTTTTAGCCCAGCTCATCGGGGTCGCCCACGATGGCTGTTATGCAGAATACGTAGCTATTCCTGCCGCCAACGTTTGGCCTCTCCCCAAGGGCCTGAATTTCATTGAGGCTGCATCTATATTCCTGACATTTACCACCGCCTATCACATGATCGTGACCAGAGCGCAGCTGCGGCCAGGTGAGGATGTGCTCGTGGTGGGTGCGACCGGCGGGGTGGGCACGGCCGCCGTCCAAATCGCCCACGCCTTGGGAGCAAGGGTCATCGCCGCCACCCGGGATCCCCAAAAAGGGGAGAGACTCCGCGGCCTCGGCGCCGATGTGATTGTGGATTCCTCTCATAATTTCTCCCAGGAGGTGAAACGCCTGACGAACGGTTCCGGCGCAGACCTCGTTGTGGAGCTGGTTGGCCACACCACCTGGAGGGAGAGCAATGCTGCGGTGCGCAAAGGCAGCCGCATCGCCACCTGTGGCGCCACCTCCGGGGCGGAGATCACGGTGAACCTCCAGGATCTGTACCGGCGGGAGATCGCCTATATCGGTTCCTATGGAGGCACGCCTGATGAGATCCAGCGAGTGTTCAAGCTGGTCGAGGAGAAACGGGTCCATCCGGTCTTGGACAAAACGTACCCGCTTTCGAAAGCCCGGGAAGCCCAGGAGCGGATGGAGAAGAGCCTGCACTTCGGCAAGATCGTCTTGACCATGTGA